One Vicia villosa cultivar HV-30 ecotype Madison, WI unplaced genomic scaffold, Vvil1.0 ctg.004672F_1_1, whole genome shotgun sequence DNA window includes the following coding sequences:
- the LOC131642218 gene encoding probable ADP-ribosylation factor GTPase-activating protein AGD11, with translation MSSQHENSDMKDLPGPHKRISNLMHQAGNKFCADCGTPEPKWVSSSLGVFICIKCSGIHRSLGVHISKVASLKLDEWSEEQVDALEKLGGNTLLNKKYEAFLPSNIKKPKPHTSIEDRSDYIRKKYEQLQFMECDDNSACAIVPARGRSLSMAQSSSSCYTFHMENKKYDKTPTKHRIGNAFRNSWTRKDSEHKSSKKSSSLAGMVEFVGLIKVNVVKGTHLAVRDVMTSDPYVILSLGHQSVKTRVIKNNLNPVWNESLMLSIPENIPPLKVLVYDKDTFSTDDFMGEAEIDIQPLVLAAIAYEKSTVNESMQLEKFVASRDNSLVRDGVISLDEGRIKQEISVRLQNVERGVLEIELECVPLTQ, from the exons ATGTCTTCACAACATGAAAATTCTGATATGAAAGATCTACCAG GTCCACACAAAAGGATATCAAATTTGATGCATCAAGCTGGAAATAAGTTTTGCGCCGATTGCGGAACTCCGGAGCCGAAATGGGT ATCCTCAAGTCTTGGAGTATTTATTTGCATAAAGTGTTCTGGCATACATAGAAGTTTAGGAGTCCACATATCAAAG GTTGCGTCGTTGAAGTTAGATGAATGGTCCGAGGAACAAGTCGACGCGTTAGAGAAGTTAGGTGGAAATAcattgttaaataaaaaatatgaagctTTCCTCCCAAGTaatataaaaaaaccaaaaccaCATACCTCGATCGAAGACCGCTCCGATTATATCAG GAAAAAATATGAGCAACTACAGTTCATGGAGTGTGATGACAATTCAGCATGTGCGATCGTACCAGCTCGAGGAAGAAGTTTATCAATGGCTCAGAGTAGTTCTTCGTGTTACACTTTTCATATGGAAAACAAAAAATACGACAAAACCCCAACCAAACATCGCATTGGAAACGCGTTTCGAAATAGCTGGACAAGAAAAGATTCGGAGCACAAGTCTTCGAAGAAGAGCTCCTCGTTG GCAGGTATGGTTGAATTTGTTGGGTTGATTAAGGTTAATGTTGTGAAAGGAACTCACCTGGCTGTTAGAGATGTAATGACGAGTGACCCGTATGTGATCCTTTCTTTGGGACACCAA TCGGTAAAAACGCGTGTTATAAAGAACAATTTGAATCCAGTTTGGAATGAAAGCTTAATGCTATCAATTCCAGAAAACATTCCTCCCCTTAAAGTG CTAGTGTATGACAAGGATACATTTTCAACCGACGATTTCATGGGCGAAGCTGAAATAGACATTCAACCACTAGTTTTAGCTGCAATCGCATATGAAAAATCTACGGTGAACGAGTCGATGCAGCTAGAGAAATTTGTAGCGAGCCGAGACAACTCTCTTGTTAGAGATGGTGTGATATCTCTTGATGAAGGGAGGATCAAACAAGAAATCTCAGTGAGGCTACAGAATGTTGAGAGAGGTGTTCTTGAGATTGAGCTTGAGTGTGTTCCTCTTACTCAATAG